The Streptomyces sp. 11x1 genomic sequence GGCGCACCCAGATGGGGGCAGACGCCGGGCCCGGCGACCAGACGGCCGTCCGCGGCACGCCAGACGACGATCTCCCGGCCCGCGATCGTCCGGGCGAGCGGACGGTCGTCCCGGATGTCCCGGGTCGCGCCGACGACGTACCAGTTGCCCGACGGGCGGGCCTGCGCGCGTTTGAGGGCCTCGGCGATCACGGCCGGGCGGGCCTCGCGCCAGGTCGGCCGCTGACGTTCCCAGGGCACCGGGTCACGGTTCAGGGACAGGGGATACCGGCGGCGGCCGCGGTCGGGGCGTCGGGGGCTCACGCGACCTCCTCGTGGAGCGGGTGGGGCGGGGCAGTGACGGCGGTCGGCTCATGTCCGGCGGCGGGCGCGGCGGGCGCGGTGTCCGGCTGCCGCGGTCCCGGCCGCCGTGCCCCGGCGCGCGCCGCCCGTGCCGCCGCCCGTGCCGCCGTCAGGCGTACGAGTCCGTCGACGGCCACCGCTGCGCGCCGTCGGCGGGGGACCACGGCCCGGCGGTGCAGCACCGCGTAGCCGTCGCGGGCGACGGCGTCCAGGATGCCCCCGTACAGCACGAACGCGGTGCGGATGCAGGGGCGTGAGACGGGGTCGAGCAGGGCGAGGCCCGGGGCCGCCTCGCGGTAGACGCCACGGGTGAGGTCCTCGAAGGCCCGCAGTGCCTCGGTGATCCGCCGGTCGCGCCGGCCGGTGCGGCGGCTCCACGACAGCAGTTCCCGGTCCGCTCCGTGCGCGCTCAGCAGGTCGGCGGGCAGGTAGAGGCGGCCCCGGTCGAGGTCCTCGCCGACGTCCCGCAGGAAGTTGGTCAGTTGGAAGGCCACCCCGAGGGCGGCCGCGTGCGGGGCGGCCTCCTCGCGCGGGACCACCGTGCCGAGGATCGGCAGCATCTGCAGCCCGATCACGGCGGCGGAGCCGTGCATGTAGGTGCGCAGGTCGTCGTAGGTCGGGTAGTCGGTGACCTCCAGGTCGCTGCGCATGGAGGCCATGAAGTCGCTGAAGTGCCGGTGGTCGATGGCGTACCGGCGGGCGGTGTCGGCGAGCGCGAGGACGACCGGCTCGTCACCGTCGCCGACGCCGTCACCGATGACGTCACTGATGCCGTCGCCGTCGGTCAGGGCGTGGCCGGCCGTTCGGGCGTGGGCGTCGCGCAGTCCTCGTTCCAGCCGTTCGTGGAGGAGCGCGAGGTCCGCCGCGCGGCGGTGCGCGGGCGCGTCGGTGTCCAGGGAGTCGACGATGTCATCGGCCCAGCGGGCGAACCCGTAGAGCGCGTGCACGGCGGGGCGGCGTTCCACGGGCAGCAGCCGGGTGGCGAGGAAGTAGGTCCTGCCGTGCCGGGCGTTGAGGCGGCGGCAGCGGGCGTAGGCGTCGCGCAGCACCGGCTCGGTGATGCCCGCCGCGTCGAGTTCGCGGGCGGTCATGAGGGGGTTCCTTCCGGTGCGGCCGACGCGGTGCGCCGACGCCTGTGGACGGGGGTCGCGTGTCGGCCGGTGATGCGGGCGGCGGCGAGCTTGCCGGACAGCAGGACGGTCGGCACTCCCACGCCGGGGGTGGTGCCGCAGCCGGCGAGTACGGCGTTGGCGGTGCCGCGTACGAGGTTGCGCGGCCGGAACGGGCCGGTCTGCGCGAAGGTGTGGGCGGCCGAGAAGGGGGTGCCCGCCGCGAGGCCCTGGGCGTGCCAGTCTGCCGGGGTGACGAGCGCCTGCTCCTCGACGGCGTCGGCGAGGCCGTCGAGGCCGCGGCGTTCCAGCTCCCGCAGGATGCTGTCGCGGTAGCGGGGAGCCAGGTCGCCCCACGCGGCGGCGTCCGGTCCGATGTCGGTGTTGGGACAGGGCGCGAGGATGTAGTGCAGGTGGTGGCCGGGCGGGGCGAGCGTCGGGTCGGTGGCGGTCGGGCGGGTGATCAGCAGGGACGGGTCGCTCATCAGGCTTCCGGTGCGGGTGAGTTCGTCGAAGGTGCGTCGCCACGCGGTGCCGAAGGACAGGGTGTGGTGGGCTAGTCGGGGCCAGGTCCGGTCGGTGCCGGCGTGCAGGACGACGGCCGACGGCGCGTGTCTGATCCGCAGCGGGCGGCGCGGCGGGCGGCCCAGCAGGGCGTAGGCGACGGGCAGATCGGGGGTGAGGACGACGGCGTCGCACGGGATGCGCTCATGTGCGGTGACCACGGCGGTGACGCGGTCGCCGGAGCGTTCCAGCCGGGTGACGTCCCGCCCGAACCGCAGGTCCGCGCCCGCTTCGGCGGCGGCGTCCGCCATGGCCCGCGGCAGGGCGTGCATCCCGCCGCGGGGGAAGTACACGCCGGCCACGGTGTCCATGTAGGCGATCACGGCGTAGGCGGCGAGGGCACGCGCGGGCGGGACGCCCGCGTAGAGCGCCTGGAAGGAGAAGACCCGGCGCAGGCGTTCGTCGCGCAGATGGCGGCCGATGCCGGCGTCCAGCCGTCCGAAGCCGCCGAGCGCGGCGAGCCGCGCGAGGTCCGGGGTGAGCAGCTGGAAGGGGGAGTCGAAGTTGGTGTCGATGAAGCGTCTCATCTGCGCCCGGTACAGCCGCTCCAGCCAGCCGCGCAGCCGCCGGTAGCCCGCGGCCTCCTCGGCGCCCGCGAAGCGTTCGACCTCCGCCTCCATGGCGTCGGCGTCGGTGTGGACGTCGAGGCCGCTGCCGTCGGCGAACAGGGCCCGGTAGGCCGGGTGCAGGGGGATGAGGTCGACGCGGTCGCGCAGGGTCGCGCCGACCGCGGCGAAGGCCTCGTCGGCGAGCTCGGGCATGGTCAGCACGGTGGGGCCGGTGTCGATGCGATAGCCGCCGCGCTCCAGGCGTCCGGCGCGACCGCCGGGCAGCGGGTCACGCTCGACGAGGGTGACCCGGCGGCCGGCTCCGAGCAGGTGCAGGGTGGCCGCCAGGCCGGAGAGTCCGGCGCCGACGACCACCACGTGGTCCGTGCGCCCGGGAACGGTCCTGGTCATCGGGCGGCCCCTTCGACGGCGCCCAGCAGCAGCGAGACGGGCACGCCGTCCAGGGGGCCATGGGCGCCGGAGGAGGGAGGCGGCGGTGACGGGGTGCCGGCCGTGGTGTGCAACAGGTCCCGCAGACGCAGTCGGCCCTCCGCCTCCAGCGGGGCGGATTCCAGGTGACGCAGGCCCTGGGCGACGAGGCGCTCGATCTTCGCCTCGACGATGTCGCGCGCGCCGGTGCGGATCAGGACGTCGCGGACCTCGGCGAGACGGTGCTCCGGCAGATCGGCCCGGCAGAGGGACCGCCCCAGTACGGCGAGGGCGTGGCGGTCGTCGGCCGCCTCGGCCCGGGCCTGTGCCACGGCGACCAGGTAGGTGGGCTTGCCGGCCCGGATGTCGCCCCCGGTGGGTTTGCCGACGTGCCGGGGACCGCCGAAGACGTCGCCGACGTCGTCCCGGAGCTGGAAGGCGATGCCGACGCAGCGGCCGGCCGAGCACAGGGCCCGGGTCCGCGCGGCGTCCGCGCCCGCCAGCGCCGCCCCGAGGGCCAGGGGGCGCTCGACCGAGTACAGGGCGCTCTTCAGGCAGGCGGCGCGGATCGCTCGGGCCAGGGACCTGGAGGAGGTCGCCTGGCCCTGGATGTCCAGGTACTGACCGGCCACCATCTCGGTGCGCATGGTGCTCCACAGCTCGCGCACGGCGTGCTCGGCGGCCGGTGTCGCCCTGGTCGCCGCCACGATGTCGTCCGCCCAGGCCAGGGCCAGATCGCCGGCGAGGATGGCCGCGGCCTCTCCGAAACGCGTCCCGTGGACCGGCTCCGTGACGTCGGCGTACTGCGCGGCGATGTCGGCGTGCAGGGCGAGCCGGCCTCGGCGCAGCCGGGAGCCGTCCATGACGTCGTCGTGGACCAGCGCGCAGGTCTGGATGAGTTCGAGCGCGGCACCGATCCGCAGGGCGGCCTCCGTCTCGGCGGCCCCTCCCCCGCACGCGCGCAGGGCCCACCAGACGAAGCGCGGCCGCATGAGCTTGCCTCCGTCCAGGGCGAAGCGTGCGACCCGCTCTGCCAGATCCCCCGCGAAGACCGGGTCGAGCGCGGCGGCCCGCTCGGTGCGCTCCGCCAGCAGACCCTCCAGCACCCGTCGTACGGCCCCGGGGACGTCGCGGTCGACGGCGTGTGGCCCGCACGCGTCCGCCGGCATGGGTGAGGGTTCCTCCTCACCGGATCCGGGCGGTGACGCTGCCGCGGGGTGATCCTTCGCGTCGCTGGGGCCCATCAGGGTTCCTTCCGTCGCCGGCAACAGCGGTGTCTGCTTCAACGCCTTCCGTGGCAGAGGCGCGCACGGATGCGCCGAAGGAGTGAAAAGTGCGGCCGCTTCGCGCTGGGCGCCCGGCGCACGTGACAGCGCGGCGCGCTGGCGAAGCGACGTGAAGGGACGCGAAGCGCTGCGAAGCGACGCGGTGCGAAGCAATGCGGTACGGCGCAAAGCGCTGCACAGGCGATGCAAGTTGTCTCCCTTCGGTCCGCCCTCGCAGGGTGGGGGAGTCGCAGCAGCCGGCGCACCAGCCGGTTCGAACGGGACGGGTGCCCCGCAGTCCGTCCGTCACCCCGTGGGACCCGACGGACCACAGCCCGCACAAGGAGCAGACGCCATGACTGCCATGACTGCACAGCAGGCCACCAGGCACACCCACGCCGACGTACCGCCCCGGACCCCGGCGGACGACTCCCCCGCGGGCGAGGACCTGGCCGCCGGTTTCGTCGCCGGGGACGAGGGCAGCCTGACCGCCGCGTACCACCGGTGGGGCCCCCTGGTGTTCACCCTGGCCCGGCGCTCCCTCGGCGACGCCCGGGAGGCGGAGGACGTCCGGCAGTCGGTGTTCCTCGCCGCCTGGCGCGGACGCGCCGGGTACGCCCCGGAGCGCGGCCCCCTGGGTGCCTGGCTCGTCGGCATCACCCGACGCAAGATCGCCGACGCCCTGGCGGCGCGGACGCGACGGGCCGAACTCGTGGCGGCGGCCGGGGCACGCCTGACCGAGGCGCCCGTGAACCCGGACACGCTGCCCGACGCCGTGCTCGACCGGGTCCTGATCGGCCGGGAGTTCACCCGGATCCCGGCCCCCCAGCGCCTGGTGCTCACCCTCGCCTTCTACGAC encodes the following:
- a CDS encoding phytoene/squalene synthase family protein, with the protein product MTARELDAAGITEPVLRDAYARCRRLNARHGRTYFLATRLLPVERRPAVHALYGFARWADDIVDSLDTDAPAHRRAADLALLHERLERGLRDAHARTAGHALTDGDGISDVIGDGVGDGDEPVVLALADTARRYAIDHRHFSDFMASMRSDLEVTDYPTYDDLRTYMHGSAAVIGLQMLPILGTVVPREEAAPHAAALGVAFQLTNFLRDVGEDLDRGRLYLPADLLSAHGADRELLSWSRRTGRRDRRITEALRAFEDLTRGVYREAAPGLALLDPVSRPCIRTAFVLYGGILDAVARDGYAVLHRRAVVPRRRRAAVAVDGLVRLTAARAAARAARAGARRPGPRQPDTAPAAPAAGHEPTAVTAPPHPLHEEVA
- the crtI gene encoding phytoene desaturase family protein; the encoded protein is MTRTVPGRTDHVVVVGAGLSGLAATLHLLGAGRRVTLVERDPLPGGRAGRLERGGYRIDTGPTVLTMPELADEAFAAVGATLRDRVDLIPLHPAYRALFADGSGLDVHTDADAMEAEVERFAGAEEAAGYRRLRGWLERLYRAQMRRFIDTNFDSPFQLLTPDLARLAALGGFGRLDAGIGRHLRDERLRRVFSFQALYAGVPPARALAAYAVIAYMDTVAGVYFPRGGMHALPRAMADAAAEAGADLRFGRDVTRLERSGDRVTAVVTAHERIPCDAVVLTPDLPVAYALLGRPPRRPLRIRHAPSAVVLHAGTDRTWPRLAHHTLSFGTAWRRTFDELTRTGSLMSDPSLLITRPTATDPTLAPPGHHLHYILAPCPNTDIGPDAAAWGDLAPRYRDSILRELERRGLDGLADAVEEQALVTPADWHAQGLAAGTPFSAAHTFAQTGPFRPRNLVRGTANAVLAGCGTTPGVGVPTVLLSGKLAAARITGRHATPVHRRRRTASAAPEGTPS
- a CDS encoding polyprenyl synthetase family protein, with amino-acid sequence MGPSDAKDHPAAASPPGSGEEEPSPMPADACGPHAVDRDVPGAVRRVLEGLLAERTERAAALDPVFAGDLAERVARFALDGGKLMRPRFVWWALRACGGGAAETEAALRIGAALELIQTCALVHDDVMDGSRLRRGRLALHADIAAQYADVTEPVHGTRFGEAAAILAGDLALAWADDIVAATRATPAAEHAVRELWSTMRTEMVAGQYLDIQGQATSSRSLARAIRAACLKSALYSVERPLALGAALAGADAARTRALCSAGRCVGIAFQLRDDVGDVFGGPRHVGKPTGGDIRAGKPTYLVAVAQARAEAADDRHALAVLGRSLCRADLPEHRLAEVRDVLIRTGARDIVEAKIERLVAQGLRHLESAPLEAEGRLRLRDLLHTTAGTPSPPPPSSGAHGPLDGVPVSLLLGAVEGAAR
- a CDS encoding sigma-70 family RNA polymerase sigma factor, with translation MTAQQATRHTHADVPPRTPADDSPAGEDLAAGFVAGDEGSLTAAYHRWGPLVFTLARRSLGDAREAEDVRQSVFLAAWRGRAGYAPERGPLGAWLVGITRRKIADALAARTRRAELVAAAGARLTEAPVNPDTLPDAVLDRVLIGREFTRIPAPQRLVLTLAFYDDLTQTQIAEVTGWPLGTVKSHARRGLRRLSHRLREEGLLDVLDPSV